In Tubulanus polymorphus chromosome 2, tnTubPoly1.2, whole genome shotgun sequence, a single window of DNA contains:
- the LOC141899691 gene encoding uncharacterized protein LOC141899691 yields the protein MVDGSQWNLKMYSTAVIFLYLNWCAYQVTRTVSCLEQNGTKPYIRRVVRRCNFWPYDKNCGGIRVVHRPTYRKTFRVIVDNKWKCCPGFDGPKCNKECFNCTTIENLTERIDELQNKVQETGAFAAGFVAKPCTCTIGPRGETGAPGLVGDPGPKGNRGPPGPPGPKGDPGPSGPVGPIGVDGIDGTDGVPGIPGEPGASGDKGEPGPVGPKGETGAIGPPGPPGQPGIKEIIYKTVPTEMPTEAPPNRLEELKLTGAAAQQLKSLPSVQAIPGPIGPPGPPGPPGPTGIPGITGPEGPIGPKGNDGFSGQPGTPGPQGRPGLDGSPGPSGERGPIGPLGPKGDTGPQGKPGPTGKKGEPGEDGLKGEPGSPGEPGKQGPIGPEGIAGKAAARGLPGPTGRTGPRGFTGRPGRQGLRGYPGLRGPDGHDGPPGPTGATGAAGHHGAPGRPGPPGPPGPPGPPGLLRPSRVHRPSSAQTDSLSNDIEALTMTVSDLNKSVRTVQQNMDQMTSRLRVEISDLKSRVKYLESIVSKKDEEDNLRTSQALRPDARSVRFQRRRSKRHATSEHIAKNADRLMKTSDTNSFLRQASGHGV from the exons ATGGTCGACGGATCTCAGTGGAATCTAAAGATGTACTCAACCGCTGTTATATTTCTATACTT GAATTGGTGCGCTTATCAAGTGACCCGTACTGTATCGTGTCTGGAACAAAACGGCACCAAGCCATATATCCGACGGGTGGTGAGACGCTGCAATTTTTGGCCGTACGATAAAAACTGCGGCGGCATAAG GGTAGTACACAGACCAACGTACCGCAAAACGTTTCGAGTCATAGTTGATAACAAATGGAAATGTTGTCCCGGATTCGACGGACCAAAATGCAATAAAG AATGCTTCAATTGTACGACAATAGAAAATCTGACGGAAAGAATAGACGAGCTTCAGAACAAG GTCCAGGAAACAGGCGCATTTGCCGCGGGCTTTGTCGCGAAGCCGTGTACGTGTACAATCGGTCCAAGGGGAGAAACCGGCGCTCCAGGACTTGTTGGTGACCCAGGACCTAAGGGGAATCGTGGTCCGCCGGGACCACCTGGACCCAAAGGTGACCCTGGTCCTTCGGGGCCAGTTGGACCGATCGGTGTAGATGGTATCGATGGTACCGACGGCGTACCTGGAATTCCCGGAGAACCGGGAGCTTCAGGGGACAAAGGAGAACCTGGTCCAGTGGGACCTAAAGGGGAAACTGGTGCGATTGGTCCACCAGGTCCTCCCGGTCAACCTGGAATAAAGGAAATCATTTACAAAACAGTACCGACAGAAATGCCCACTGAGGCACCACCCAATagattagaagaattaaagctAACTGGGGCTGCAGCGCAACAATTGAAATCGCTACCTTCAGTCCAAGCTATTCCAGGTCCGATTGGTCCGCCGGGTCCACCAGGACCACCAGGCCCAACAGGCATCCCCGGTATAACGGGACCAGAAGGGCCCATTGGCCCAAAAGGAAATGATGGCTTTTCTGGTCAACCAGGTACACCAGGTCCTCAAGGGCGGCCTGGACTTGATGGTTCACCGGGGCCTTCTGGTGAAAGAGGACCCATTGGACCACTGGGGCCTAAAGGGGATACAGGACCACAAGGAAAACCAGGCCCAACTGGGAAAAAAGGCGAGCCGGGAGAAGATGGATTGAAAGGTGAGCCAGGAAGTCCAGGGGAACCGGGTAAACAAGGACCAATAGGGCCTGAGGGTATTGCCGGTAAAGCCGCTGCACGCGGTTTACCAGGGCCAACTGGTCGAACTGGACCGCGTGGGTTTACGGGCAGACCGGGACGACAGGGATTGCGAGGATATCCTGGACTGCGCGGCCCCGACGGACACGATGGCCCGCCGGGGCCGACTGGAGCGACCGGAGCGGCTGGTCACCACGGAGCCCCAGGAAGACCCGGGCCGCCTGGGCCACCTGGTCCGCCTGGACCACCAGGATTACTGAGACCCAGCCGAGTACACAGACCATCAA GTGCGCAAACTGATTCGTTAAGCAATGACATAGAGGCTCTGACGATGACTGTGTCG GACTTGAATAAATCCGTGCGGACCGTACAGCAGAATATGGATCAGATGACGTCCCGGTTACGCGTCGAAATTTCGGATCTCAAAAGCCgagtgaaatatttagaatcGATCGTATCCAAGAAAGATGAAGAAGACA ATTTAAGAACATCTCAGGCGTTGCGACCGGATGCTAGATCTGTCCGTTTCCAGCGGCGCCGTAGCAAACGGCACGCTACAAGCGAACATATAGCAAAAAACGCAGATAGACTAATGAAAACGAGCGATACAAACAGCTTTTTGCGCCAAGCCAGTGGTCATGGTGTATGA